The Argentina anserina chromosome 5, drPotAnse1.1, whole genome shotgun sequence genome includes the window AAGTTTTTTGaaataaagagaaaagaagtaACAAGAGAGTTGCTCAACAGTATTCGGTTGTTACCATGGAGGTTTGTATCTAGACTTTGTAGCGATGTTCTTGTTTTGAACCAATGGTGATTTCTTAGAGAAGACTCATGTTGGCATCCGATTTGGTTTTCAAGGCTATTGGTCAACTAAGAGTCCGATGAGATTTGATTCGATGACTTGTTTTTTCATTTGGTGATAATTTATTACTATTATTTTCTGGTTAATCCAGCTTTACATTTAACACGTTTATTAGGTCTTGGTATAGGAATTTAAGATCTAGATGTATCTTATTTTGTATGTGCATTGTAGGCTCAAACCAGATGTGAAGTTGATCTCAATGTATCTGGTTTCTCAAAAAATGACCAATTTTTCAACTCCAGAtctaaatatatttggcaagcGGATGGATGATCAATAGTTGAATCTATTTGAATATCTAGCTCACAATCGCATTATTTGCAACCTTTAAGTCCTCAACTCTCTGTGCATTTTTACACACACTAGTCGGATTAACTTCCCTCTCGAAGAAATTCTAGAGGGCCAATTAGGGTAGAAGGTTGGAGATTAAAAGGCACTTGTATAGAAGCtttcctttttcctttttctttttcagaatGATTGTATTTGAAGCTTTCTAAAAaagagcttctattcataccttcAAAAATGTTATTTGGACCTCCTTACTTAATAGatctttattttacttttacaaatacttaaaatgtTGTTTAGACCTCCCTATATTTCTGAAAATGTCcataatcaatatatcattATCAGATATCAAATCAATTTACTATCCATTAATATCTTTCTAATTATActtttattcaattattataaacaattgaaaaaattcttattaattatataatctATCTTgtcaaatttattttcataactaataatattgtttttttttcatttattgatttgaAACTCACCAAATAGTCAAATCAACACGAAAGATTCATACGTattaaacaattttttttctctcatatCCTAACCGAAATTTATCGAAAATTCTATGTAGATTTTCAATTGATACATGAATATTAataatgttatttattgtattttttaaaaataaaaaatgaaaataattaaatcatcttattcaatttattattcTGAATTAAGGTCTTTCtgaaataaatacataaataaaagATTGACGAGAAAGGGAAAAATCATTTATATTCACTATTTAAAAATAGACAGgttgagaatttttttttcttttttttcactcttatatgtttttttggtaatttcatatgagttgaaaaaatggtaaattcctcctatggtacttGATGTTtagctacttggacaatttggtacctaatgtatgaaagcggacaatttgatacctaaagttctcaaatttaggccattttggtacctctatcaattttgaccatattttcagggttatttccgtcattctagtcctaaactcattaaattcacatttttcttcatttcttcctataattgcctctctttggagataattaaattgatatatctactccacttagcatctacttcgcatataccgaaaataatttttttcttaatatacttattgtatcctaattattttctgcaaaggaaataaattgcctttatgcaattgtaatttttatcaaaattttttattacttataattaaaattcatttagattgatagctacattatgaaaacttatatacgtaaatcatcatagatactaagtggatgagttatcaaatttttagtgataacttagaggcaatttagaggtattataaaaaaatgaagtaaagttgagataagatgacggaaataaccctaaaaatatggtcaaaattgacataagtaccaaaatggcctaaatttaagaactttaggtaccaaattgtccgctttcatacatcaggtaccaaattgtccaagtagccaaacatcaggtaccataggaggaatttacccgttgaaaaatcaaaacaaatttgGGCTAAGTGTTGTTTAGGGAGATATAAATAGAAGCTCTATTTCTGATGGCATAAAAACGTGACAATGTGACACACGGTTTAATACCCAGACACCCACAACGAAAACCCGGCGACCAAAACCCACCCTAAATCCTGTGCAGCAACTCAAGAAAACCcattcatataaaaaaaactcaaagaaCCAATTCTGGTGGTGATTGATTATTTGATATGGTATGGCTGAGATCGTAGAGCATCACACCAAGGTTGAGATCCTTGTACGCACCATCGGTCCAGCTCGCCCTTCTCGTCTCCAAGTCTCCTCTTCCATCAGAGTACGTttgttcatatatatgaatGCTTTTGATGATGACCCAGATGCTTTGATTGCTAAATTTGAATTGGGTTTTGTGTTTCATGTGTAAATTGATTGAAATTGTTAATTACTTGAAGCCTTTGTTGGGGAAAGTTGCGTACTTTGAAACAATGAGTCAATGACTAAGTCTGGAGATTCAGACATTGTCTCAATTAGTGTAGACATAGCCAATGCTGGGTTTGTTTGCTTAAGTTGTACCCTCTAGTGTTACCAGGTAGCATTAAGATAGTGAATTGGATCTGATGTAATGAGACATAAACCGGCCCGGAGAACTTCAGTGTGGAAAAGATTAAGAATTGAGAAGGGTGTATAAGAATTTATTGATGTGATACGAAACCTTAGGGACCACAAGGATGTGGGTTATTCCTTACAATGAGGCTGAGCTCTCTTGCTCTGGGTGAATGTTTGTGTGTACAATGGGATAATGCCTGTTATCTGTTGAGTTGAACCATTGAGCTTGCCTACCGCAGTTTCCTGTCTTCTTTGGTGGTTTGAATATTTCACAACAGAAAGTGTTGGTCAGTTAGGTCTAGGTCAGAACATTGTGCGTGAGTTTTGCTATGTGTTTGTGGCAACTCAAATTGGCCCCATCAGGTGCTACATCTGATGGTTTCTTATAGacaatttcttcttttatatGCCCAATGATGGAAACTCATTCTTTGAGGCAGtgttttgtatttattttaaGCCTCCATTTGTTACACCACTATGACTATCACCAAtgcctgctgctgctgcttcttcttcttcttcttcttcttcttattttaaGCCTCCATTGTCATTGTCATTGTTACTATTATTGGTGATGCTCTGGTGGTGTTCTCAAATGTTGAATGGCTTTCAATGAAGCTTCGCTGTCTTTGACTTGTTACATATGAGGTCTGAGGGCTCAAAACTTAATGCAGGTTCTTAAATTTAGTTGACGCAATGGATGAGCTATGTTACAAGATATGCTCTTTTTTTATATGACCAGTATCAAGTGAGTCAAGTCTCTGTTTTGACTTTAGTGACCTGCTCGAGTTTCCTTTCCTTATTCCAATAATCTATCTCAGCAGGTACTTGCTAAAGTATGAATTATTTCAATGTGTTATGTATTGTATATGTAGTTATTCTATATATAAGCAAACTGATAGGCAGTCTCAGTATGATATTACTCATTCTTATTATTTCCAGGATAGAAAACTTAGTGGGTGGTTCTGTGGTTcaattttggatttttttttccatttaatGTTGTCTTTTTAATGTTAGGTCTGTTACTTGGGTTTGTGTGTTTGTGAGTTCTTGTATCCTGTTTTCAATGGATAAGGTTAGTTTCTTATGTTTCTATCAATAAACATATAATGCCTCagttttatttctttcaaCACACTATCGAGTTTTTGTGTGTAATCTGGGGTTTCGACTTATTCTCTCATGTTTTTTGAAAGATCTGTAGCAGTGCTGTAATGTGTGAGGGAGCTATTGTCAGAATTTTAATGCTTATTAAGGGTTTACTGTTTATTGTTATTTCTTTGCATGTAGTTATTTGGACAATACATGTCAAATCTGTCCCAAATATAAAGGGGTGTGTCATTGCATAGTGCATACCATAATAATCTGGTTGCTTTGTCTTTAATAGGTGCTTGACTTGAGAAAATTGATAGCTGAAAATTATCAGTTACCATTAGAGAAGTTGAGGCTTATTATGCGAGGCAATGTCTTGCATGACAGCAAAAGCGGGCAGGATGTGAATCTCCAACTCAAGGATGGCGGTACTGGTCTTCATTGTCTTGTTACTCTcttgatttcaatttatttcatttaacCACTATTTTTCTCAAAAATCAATATAAGATTTTGTTGCCTCTATTGGTTGTGGAAATCCCTCAGAGTTTCACAGTAGTTTTGTCCTGCTCTGTTAGACGTCTAGATGGATTTTGTGGTGGCTTCAGtccattttacttttatgaaACTACTGACAATTTTTAACTTACTTTAATACTTGGGTCCGATAATTATATGTGCAGTACTTCCTGGATTCCTTTAAGACGCCAAGTTCCAGCTTGCTTGGAACATAATAGTAAATTACCTCCAGTTACTCCCTTTCATTGCTCCCCTATTTTTACTtctcagaggaagtacatatTACAGATTTTGGGGAAAAAAAGTTAAATAGGTCTTGGGTTTTAATAAGGATTGAGGATTGTATcacttgaaaatatatatacatttatatAATGATTTCGGTGACCGCATGCCGCAACGGTGGGGCAGACCACGACAACAGCACTCCCCACCTTCCCGCAGACTCATCTGTGCCGGTCGGAGCAccatcggcgacccacggcggccggaatcgAGAAATTGTCGGAATATGTccagaaacttgatttttgcagattTCGGCCGCCGTGGGTCGTCGATAGAGCTCCGGCCGACACAGACGGTGATGCAGGACAAGGATGGGGTAAATTAAATCAGAAAAATATAAGGCAAGGAAGCGGCAAGCAATTAAGAAAAATTATTTGAAAATAGGTAATTCACGCGCTCTAAGGCAACTAGTTGTTGGAATATTTAAGAAAATTATCTTTTAGATTTTTCGGGTTGCTCGTACGAAATTGCATATTTTAATTTGTGAATCAGATTTCAGCATATTTTGGCCAGAATGTCCATTTGTGACGCATAATACCTTTCTGAAATGAGAACGATGAGATCTATAAGACTCATTTTAGTGAGTCCCGTCAGATTTAAGCCAAATAATGATGTTTCACTGTTCCGATTCGGCTTTTAGTATTTAGGCtagttttattttccttttaaaaCTCTATTATTTaagtttctttgtttcttttttaatttggaTTCTTTAGGTTACAATGTTAGATTAtgactttgattttgtttaggttattgatgcatatataaaCGTCATCTTTCTTTGTATTGGGATAACTTTTATATCAAtaaatttttgagttttctcaATTATCCTGATGGATTACAGAATTTCTTGTGGGTTCGAGAAACCCTAGTCTTGTGGATTCAAGGCTGCCATTGGTGGATTCCAACGGGTTAGTTCCGCTGCAtcaagtggtatcagagcaggtcTAACCTGTCTcttttatctaatttgattATCTATGGGTGACGAACAACATGGTAACAATCTGGTTACCATAGCAGTCAGATGTTACTACATATTTTTCTACATCAATGACTGTTTTACCTAATCAGCTCAAAGAAATTCGTGAGTTGTTGGAAGAACAGAATAACAACCATAGCAGAGACAAGGAATGAGGATTAAATGGGCGAAAGAATATTTTGAGTCAAAATTTTAGAAGCATGACAAGTTTTTGCCAGTTTTTCGGTCACATGCACGAGGAGAATTTTCTGAATTGGCTAGATGAGGTTGAAACATTCTTTGAGATTAGAATGGTTCCAAATTATAAGGTCAAGATGGTTGCTTCCCATCTCAAGGGCACTGCCGCTGATTGGCGGGATGGATTACAAAAAGGCCAGAAAGATGCAAGATAAAAATCATGTTAGAACTTGGAGAAAAATGAAATGTCTTCTTAAAGAAAAGTTTCTATCAAGAGATTTTTCAATTAGGAAGTACCCTTCTAAGgtgagagaagaaaataaagcttgaGGAGTTCAGTTTGCCTACTGTGAATAATAATTTTCTTGAGGAAAAAGAGGAATATATTACAGTTGAGGAAGCCTCCCAAGATTTTGTCCATGAATTTTTAATGGAAGACACTCCATCTGAATTTATCAATGAACAGGTAAGAGAAGAAATTTCATTTGTTGACATGGTTATTACTGTTGAAGAAAATTTGCAACCTCAGTTTAATTATTCAAAAGAGGTTATTCAACATTGTAATTTTGGGATGCAAGAAGAATTTGTTCAAGATGCGTTTGACAAACTTGTCTTTGGAGTTGGCTTCATGGTGGTGCCTTCAGAGTTTGATAATGATCGTGTCTACAAGCCATATGTTCAGTTGTCTAATTTATTATGGAGATTGTTATCTACATATTCTTGTTCTTTATTTAAGAGGAACTCGAGGTCGAGTTCTTTTTAAGTGAAAAAGACTAATACAGGACAAAGATGAGGTAAATTAaatcagaaaaatataaaagcaAAGAAGCGGCGAGCAATTAAGAAGAATGATTTGAAGATAGGTAATTCGCGCGTTCTAAAGTATTTAGTTGCTGAAATATTTAAGAAGATGATATTTTAGATTTTTCAGCTTGCTCGTAGGAAATTGCAGATTTTAATTTGTGAATTAGATTTCAGCATATTTTGGCCAGAATGTCCATTTGAGACGCATAATACCTTTCTGGAATGGGAACGATGAGATCTATAAGACTTATTTTAGTGAGTCTCGTCAGATTTAAGCCAAATAATGACGTTTTACTGTTCCGATTCGGCTTTTAGTATTTTGgctagttttattttctttttaaaactCTATTATTTAAGTTTCTTTGTTTCCTTTTTAATTTGGATTCTTTAGGTTTCAATGTTAGATTAtgactttgattttgtttaagTTATTGATGCATATATAAGGATCATTTTCCTTTGTATTTTTTGGTCAACTTTTATATCAATAAACTTTTGAGTTTTCTCAATTATCCTTGTGGATTCCAGAACTTCTCGTGGATTCGAGAAACCCTAGTCTTGTGGATTCAAAGCTGCCGTTGGTGGATTCCAACGGGTTAGTTCCGCTGCATCAAACGGGATCGCCGGGAGGTGGAGAATGCGGCTGCTGGTCCGCCAGGCCGTTGCGGCCtgccgtcgccggaatcggAACGTCCACACCGCGCGGTCGTCCGCacctgatatatatatatattcatatttataGTGACCTCCCTTTTTCCTCTGGAACCACGGTTATTATTCGCAACAGTTTGTCAATAGGTGTCGAATTGTGTAGGCCAATGAAGAGGCATCAATTTCTTGGTCAAGACTCCGGTTTTGGCTCAGTAGTAATAGCAGTGAATTTATCATCATATTTTGTTCTTTGCTAGATTCTCTTATTGTTGCTGTCAAACCAAAGCCACCAGCTAAGCATCTTAGGGATGGATTAGAGGATGACGACGATGAAGATGATCTGGTACTAATCAAATTTAATTAGTAGTTATCCAACCGAAAAGAGTTAATGCCATGTCCAAGTATGGTATTTGATAGTCTTTccttgatatttattttttagaagTTTCAGCTTCCCCAATCATCAAGCCGGTGGAAGAGGAGAGTTTACGCTGTTCTACATGATAAGTTGAAGCTTCCTGGTAGGCAACTAGGCATCAAATTGAACAGTGTGTAAAACTAAGCAGCAAAAGTCCACGTTACTGACTTAACCTCTTATGTTTTCATATATAGATATTCTCTTGATGGCCATTTTCTCTCTCAGTTTGAAGATGTGGGTAATTATCATCATGTGGTTTGTATTGGCACCTGTGGCCCATAGATGGGACATTGGCCCTTTATATGTaagttctcttttcttttagttGCTATTGTTTATCAGTGCTGCACCTCTTTGTATTCACTACAGAGACTCCTAAACTTGAACTGAATGCCTGCCACTAAGGGATTCTTTTAATGTCTTATTATTGAGCCGCTGTTTGTCACTGGTGTATGTTCAGATACTTGGCACCGGTTTTGGTATCATTCTTTTGAATCTAGGACAGCGGAAGCCTGGTGATGTCAGGTATGTACTCTATTTCCCTCATTCCATTAATCTGTTCCCCTCTTTTATGTTGTGTGTTTATGTAATCTCTGTAATATCTTTTGTGTCTGTCACATATATGAGGTTCCTTTTGCATTATTTTACGTTTCAATAGATATAGGATCCATAAATATTTAAGTGAACAATGTCAACTGCTcatttaatttatttgtttcttATACTGTTGATTTATTATGCAGTGCATATTCGATTTTCAATGAAGATTTTAGAGAGCTTCCAGGGACCCTTAATGCAGAACGTCTTGATGGGGACATACGAACAGGTCAGATTTGAGCCTGGTATAGACCACTTGGAATCTCATCTATATGATTGCCGTGTTTGTCCACCCACAGTATTGAAGTTTATGTATCAAACCACGAACATGTGCAAGTATGTTCTTTTATGCTCTATAGTGTTTCTGGATAGATTGTAAGGTTAGAAGCCTCTCTGTTTACTTACTCCACTGGTAAACTAACAGCAGTAACAACATTGTATATACAAATTCAAAGTGGAAATATCTTCTGTAGATGACTGAAGAGGTTGGATCCATTTTTTGGAAATAACATTTAGCTGCTATAGACCTCTATGAAATATTCTGTGTATAGATTGTTGGAGATATCCTAAAGTTGACTCCAGATATGCTGGATGCATAATGTAGCAGTGGCACATTGGCCACTAGTCCCTTCATGACATAGTCAGAATCACCTTTGCATTTTCCTGTGCTATGTTGGTAGAAAACTGGTCGATCGGAACCTTAAACTTAGATACAGGGTTGCAAGCGTTGCAACAAAATACGATGGTGTCTCTTGCCCCATTGACATCATACTTGGCTTAGCCACAAGAGTCACCAGAAATATGTAGAAATCGTCTGTGTTTAAGGTCTACTTGAAAGCTCTGTATCTAGTGCTCAGTCTTAGACGTGAAACAGTTGTTTGCCAAAATGGGGAGGCCTACCGGTTGATAGGTCTACAGACTAGAGATTAGTTTTACCAGAAGAACGTGTGGTCATGTACCACATAGAGTTGCAGGATCACTATAGCTGCTTCAAAATAAAGGCTATGAATCATGAAGAAATGTGTTGCTTGACAAGTCCCATTTCTTGTTTGTTATAGTGAAAAGGCCTCAAATAATCTATATGGGACCAAGATTTGGTTGGGTCCGTCTATTAATTTTAGCCTGTAGTAGACGGCAATGGCAATCGCCATAATCATTGAAAGGTCTCTGCACATATTGTCTATTGTTATTATATACTCATAGCTACAGTGTGTTTTCTTGATGAACATTCTACGGTGCGTCGATGTATCAATACATGAAGCAGACTAATATGACTTGATCTCAAATTAGGCTGTCTATGTATCGAGCTATCTTACTTCGATATCAAACTATTACGTAGTCTATTTGATGTATCGGTACATCAAGTGTTTGAAATGGTATTGACCTTTTGATTTCAAACTAAAGAAGTTtgagatttcttttctttttcttttctttgcctTTGAAATTTTCGTCGTTACTACAGTGTAGCTTTGGACAAATTGAGCCTTTTGATACTGGAAggtccccccccccctcaaaaaaaaaaaagaacaaagacaaatcagtgaaaaaaaaattgccgTCAACCCAGAAAAATCAAACCTCTCACTCTCATCAAAATTTAAACAAAACACATCGATTGGAATCTGGACTCCCCCATTTGTTGTTGGTAATCTTTTCTTGTCCAGCAGTTGACGTATGGTTTtgaattcttctttttcttggtGAAAAACCTATTATCATGTCGTTAAACCGTCGACGTCTGCTGACTATTTTTTAGTTAAAATTGGAAGCCTAATGGAAAACCCAATTTGTCACCCTTTCTTGTTACTTAGTTAACCTCAAGGATTTGTCACTCTCGAAACTACGTAATCTATATGCAGTACATCTGAATGTAATGTAGCGAAATCGCATTGTTAGGGTTGACGAAACACTTCATCATGAGCTCTTATTTAAAAGATGACAAATTGGTGTCGCCAGACCAAACAGTTTTGAGTAAAAATTTAATTCTAGTAAAAATTCATATTCCAGAGACaagattttattttccaaGAACAATAAAATCCAAAAATGTGTGGTCTTTTCTAGGTACGTAGTATGAGCATGACTAGACATTATACATGTTCAAACTTTCAATTTGttgtaagaaaaagaaaattgaaaaacgtagGTGGTTCGATCGATTTCAAGATTCTCAAAGTGGGTTTTGAGTGGTGGTTGCACTGCCGATCCTTGACGACACGTAACAACATGGCTGATCTTAAGTCAACTTTCTGCCCATCACAGAATCACACCTCTTATTTCTTTTCCCTCCTAAAATCGATGCACTAAATCCATCATATCCTTCCCGATCACTCCacattaacatatatattgtatgtaTAAGCaccttaatttaattaaaatcattgaatttgttttgttttccattaatttgtatatatatttcactaaTCACTCGTAGGTTTGGTTCTTATGGTTTTCCGGATCGTATGTATC containing:
- the LOC126794735 gene encoding uncharacterized protein LOC126794735 isoform X1, with protein sequence MAEIVEHHTKVEILVRTIGPARPSRLQVSSSIRVLDLRKLIAENYQLPLEKLRLIMRGNVLHDSKSGQDVNLQLKDGDSLIVAVKPKPPAKHLRDGLEDDDDEDDLKFQLPQSSSRWKRRVYAVLHDKLKLPDILLMAIFSLSLKMWVIIIMWFVLAPVAHRWDIGPLYILGTGFGIILLNLGQRKPGDVSAYSIFNEDFRELPGTLNAERLDGDIRTGQI
- the LOC126794735 gene encoding uncharacterized protein LOC126794735 isoform X2, encoding MRGNVLHDSKSGQDVNLQLKDGDSLIVAVKPKPPAKHLRDGLEDDDDEDDLKFQLPQSSSRWKRRVYAVLHDKLKLPDILLMAIFSLSLKMWVIIIMWFVLAPVAHRWDIGPLYILGTGFGIILLNLGQRKPGDVSAYSIFNEDFRELPGTLNAERLDGDIRTGQI